The DNA sequence TAGGTAACGCCGCCGAGAAGATGGAGAAGGTTAAACCCGACGACGATTGCCCCGCCGGGGACAATCGCTGCATAGGTGGCCGACTGCGTGCTCATAAGATCTACTACTATAGCGAGTAGCAAGTGGTCAGAAGCAAATTACATCGTTGACTAATAGAGGCTGAGCGCCTAGCTACTCAGCCAAAGAGTGAGAGGAATAGCGTGAATAAATTAATTTTGCTGGTGCTACTGGCATTATGTGTAATAGCCGGGCCGCTCAAGGCCGAGCCGAGGGAAGACTATAAGTGTTTCATTGAGACCAATGAGGGGCAGGTTCTGGTGCGTTTCTCCTGGCAGCCCAGCAAGGCGCCACAATATAAAAAGCAGCTCGTCGGTAGTCAGCTGCCCGCGTTACTGCACACGGACGGTAAGCCCATGACGGTGAAGCGCGTCTATGAGTGTGCCAAGAAAGAAGAGGCGTTTAGTACCAGTCAGGGCCGCATGTTAGAGCACAATTGGCCCATGGAAGGTTAGTTGTCACTAAGAGTGTCATCATGAATGTCATCTATAGTGCCAATGACAGAGCTATCGAGGCGTCATAAAAAAAGCCGGGTTATTACCCGGCTTTTTACTTCTATCAAGTGCGACTTATCAAATATCAGGCCTTGGCCAAGCCTTCTTTAGCGTCTCGGTTGCTAGGACTCTCGATCGTTTGTTTTGCGCGGCGCCGTGTTTGCGGTTTACGCCGTGCCCGCCACATCAGGTAACCGGAAAGGGCCATCAGGCTAGGTAAGAAGCCCACCACACACCAGATAATTTTGCTGACCAGCCCGCCGAAGTTGCCGTAATGCAGCGGGCGGAAACTATCGACAAATTGATAAAGTGCGCCGGCCTTGGTGGCATCGACACTGGCGCTGAGCTGACCGGATTTATCATCGAAACTGACGATAGAGCCATAGTCGCTGCGAAGCGCGCCGCGATCTTGGGCGGCGCCAAAAAGGTGGATGCCGGCATAGCTCTTGTCGGGGAAGCGCACATAGTGGGTCTGAAAGCCTGGGATCACCTGAGTCGCCTGTGTCAGCAGCGCTTCCACATCCAGCTGCTTGTTGTAGTAACTCTGGGTGACGATTAGGGTCTTGGGGTCGGGTTCGTGCCACTCCTCGATGATGTGCTCTATGTTCCACCAGGCACCGGTGAAGCCCAGGATCAGGAACAGTGGCGCACCTATGATCCCCAGCATCTTGTGGCTATCGCTGAGAAACAGGCGCAGACTCTTGCCCCATCTAAGGGTGAAAAAGGTTCGCCAAAACTGACGGTGTAATATAAACCCAGATAAGGAGAGCAAGATCAGCAAGATAGATACTAATGCAGTAACCGCTAGCCCCAGATGATCCGCAAGCAGGGTGTAGTGCAGCTCCAACAGCCAGTCCAGCAGGTAGTGACTCAGGCCGACAGGTTGGCTCAGTAGGCTGCCTTGGCTAGGGTCGACAAACAGGAGTTGCCAGTCGTAGGTGCCTTGCTTGGCGACATAGAGCTTGTCTGCCTCGCCGGCGTTAGGTGCAAACTGCCAGCCAAGAATTTCATGTTGTGGCAACGCCTCATCTGCCGACCTCAGTAGCTGGGTGAAACTCAGGCGGGTCTCGCTGG is a window from the Shewanella loihica PV-4 genome containing:
- a CDS encoding TapY2 family type IVa secretion system protein, translated to MNKLILLVLLALCVIAGPLKAEPREDYKCFIETNEGQVLVRFSWQPSKAPQYKKQLVGSQLPALLHTDGKPMTVKRVYECAKKEEAFSTSQGRMLEHNWPMEG
- a CDS encoding PepSY-associated TM helix domain-containing protein, whose protein sequence is MRRLLWKWHGWLGLFAALPLFIIALTGSVLVFKSELEHLLMPEKVLAASETRLSFTQLLRSADEALPQHEILGWQFAPNAGEADKLYVAKQGTYDWQLLFVDPSQGSLLSQPVGLSHYLLDWLLELHYTLLADHLGLAVTALVSILLILLSLSGFILHRQFWRTFFTLRWGKSLRLFLSDSHKMLGIIGAPLFLILGFTGAWWNIEHIIEEWHEPDPKTLIVTQSYYNKQLDVEALLTQATQVIPGFQTHYVRFPDKSYAGIHLFGAAQDRGALRSDYGSIVSFDDKSGQLSASVDATKAGALYQFVDSFRPLHYGNFGGLVSKIIWCVVGFLPSLMALSGYLMWRARRKPQTRRRAKQTIESPSNRDAKEGLAKA